In Desulfuribacillus alkaliarsenatis, the following proteins share a genomic window:
- a CDS encoding SepM family pheromone-processing serine protease — protein sequence MNYKYDKKGIDISSVLKVIAIIFIIVAGLGYVVDVDYYLMMPGTAEHLRPIIEVDGELSDEKGKFMLTTVSSIPGNMLFYTFANISNRIGLYEIEIKEKEEVLGHFDMDDDLYRQIMLLYMSQSQQEAVYNAFLLANEDVEFIENAVLVRDVAPDSMAVNILRPGDSIKMVDGFEVKNSEQMIEYVRNQRPGDTVHIVYERGGESREADIMLMTHPEVDEARIGIMIMTDRELVTNRDVRISTGRIGGSSAGMMFTLEIYNQLVEQDITKGYYIAGTGTINADGYVGQIGGVKHKVRAARRANADIFFVPMDIHPYDTNEQEANTVNARLDEPITVVPIKHIQDAIDYLEGLPAR from the coding sequence ATGAATTATAAATACGACAAAAAAGGAATAGATATTTCTTCTGTTCTTAAAGTTATAGCAATAATATTTATTATAGTAGCGGGGCTTGGGTATGTGGTTGACGTCGATTACTACTTAATGATGCCTGGAACTGCTGAACATCTTAGGCCAATAATTGAAGTTGACGGTGAACTTAGTGATGAAAAGGGTAAATTTATGCTAACAACAGTTTCTTCAATTCCTGGCAATATGCTTTTTTATACTTTTGCCAACATAAGCAATAGGATTGGGTTGTATGAAATCGAAATTAAGGAGAAAGAAGAGGTTTTAGGCCACTTTGACATGGATGACGACTTATATAGACAGATTATGCTTTTATATATGAGCCAATCACAGCAGGAAGCGGTATATAATGCGTTTTTATTAGCTAATGAGGATGTTGAATTTATTGAAAATGCCGTATTGGTTAGGGACGTTGCCCCAGACTCGATGGCAGTTAACATTCTACGCCCTGGAGATAGTATAAAGATGGTAGATGGCTTTGAAGTGAAGAACTCAGAACAGATGATTGAGTATGTTAGAAACCAAAGACCTGGGGACACGGTACATATCGTCTACGAAAGGGGTGGGGAGAGCAGAGAAGCGGATATCATGCTAATGACTCATCCAGAAGTTGATGAAGCTAGGATTGGCATCATGATTATGACAGATCGGGAGTTAGTGACGAATCGTGATGTTAGAATTTCTACTGGACGTATAGGTGGCTCTTCTGCAGGCATGATGTTTACCTTAGAAATCTATAATCAGTTGGTAGAGCAAGATATTACCAAAGGGTATTATATAGCTGGTACGGGAACAATAAACGCTGACGGATATGTTGGACAAATTGGCGGCGTCAAACACAAAGTAAGAGCTGCCCGCAGGGCTAATGCAGATATATTTTTCGTCCCAATGGATATACATCCTTATGATACAAACGAGCAGGAAGCAAACACTGTAAATGCGAGGCTTGACGAGCCAATTACAGTCGTACCAATCAAGCATATCCAAGATGCTATAGATTACCTTGAAGGATTACCTGCGCGGTAA
- a CDS encoding patatin-like phospholipase family protein, translated as MGGQKLGVALGAGGARGLAHIGVLQALKEMDVKIDCIAGSSIGSMIAAFYGNKMDLRMVGKFLASLNRKHWLDLCVPGLGLVTGDKFKEIVKLLTHNKNIEDLSIPIAIVATDLEKGERVVFLKGPIYQAVRASCSIPGIFVPEKVNGNILVDGGVIDRVPTSVVKDLGADYTIAVDVAPKKSEVKISTMFDVIAQTIDILEAEILKLRLLDADVVIQPKVGHIGIASFDKVEECIESGYIAAYEKEQQIISLLKNKRGDSNEL; from the coding sequence GTGGGAGGGCAAAAATTAGGGGTTGCTTTAGGGGCTGGCGGAGCGCGAGGTTTAGCCCATATAGGGGTACTGCAGGCATTGAAAGAAATGGATGTTAAGATAGATTGTATAGCTGGAAGCAGTATAGGTAGTATGATAGCTGCCTTTTACGGAAATAAAATGGATTTGCGGATGGTAGGTAAATTTTTGGCATCGTTAAACAGGAAGCATTGGCTAGATTTATGTGTTCCTGGATTAGGATTAGTTACTGGAGATAAATTCAAGGAAATAGTAAAATTATTAACACATAATAAAAATATTGAGGATTTGAGCATACCAATTGCAATAGTAGCTACAGATTTAGAAAAAGGCGAACGTGTTGTTTTTCTTAAAGGACCTATATATCAAGCAGTGAGGGCGAGCTGCTCAATACCAGGGATTTTTGTTCCTGAGAAAGTTAATGGTAATATCCTAGTTGACGGTGGAGTTATTGATCGTGTTCCTACATCAGTAGTAAAAGATCTAGGCGCAGATTATACAATCGCCGTTGATGTAGCTCCCAAAAAAAGCGAGGTAAAAATTAGTACTATGTTTGATGTGATTGCACAAACTATAGATATTCTAGAAGCAGAGATATTAAAGCTACGACTATTAGATGCTGACGTTGTAATCCAGCCAAAGGTTGGGCATATTGGAATAGCTTCTTTTGATAAAGTAGAAGAGTGTATAGAATCGGGCTACATAGCAGCGTATGAAAAGGAACAGCAAATTATAAGTTTACTGAAGAACAAGAGAGGAGACAGCAATGAATTATAA